The DNA region GGCGCCGGGTCCCCGTAGGCGGTGTGCTGGTCGAGCAGCAGGCGGCCGGCGTGGTGGACCCGGATGCGGCTGACGAGGTGGCCCGGCTCCTCGTCGGCTCTGCCCAGGATCTGCTCCTCGCGCAGCAGCAGTCGCGAGGTCGCGGCAAGGTTGACGGTGCAGGTCTGGTGCAGATTGCTGCCGGCGGCGCTGATCAGCGGCTGTGGCAGCCAGCGCAGGCAGGCGTGCTCCCCAGCGGTCAGCCGTACGTCGTAGGTGGCCGGCGCGGTGGTGGGACCGCGGAGGGCGAGTGTGGCGGCGGCCGTGGTGACCTCCAGTTCGGCTCGGTCTTCGGCGGTGATGTCGAGGGCGAGTCGGTCGCCGCCGAGCGGGGCGCTCATCGCACCGATGATCCCCACTGTGGCGGCCCGTCCGCCGGTGCGCATGCGTCGTAGATGGAACGGGCCGTCACTGCGCAACTGCGGGAGTGTGGTGACGCGTCCGTTGTACGTGGCACGGATGCGGGCGGTGGCATGCACACCGTCCGGGTGTCCGCAGGATGCCCGGGCGGCGGGGACGGCGGGATCGAGCGTGGTATCGGGCTCGGCGAGTCGGGAGCCGGAGCTCATGCCGCCGCCTTCGCGCGCCACCGGGTGAGGTGTCCGGTGATCCAGTCGGCGATCTCGCGGATGCCGTCGTCGGAGGTGAGGCTGGTGAAGACGACGGGAAGGGCGCCGCGTTGCCGTTCGGCGTCGGCGGCCATGGTGGCGAGGTCGGCACCGACGTGCGGAGCGAGGTCGGTCTTGTTGACGACGAGGAGATCGGCGGTGGTGATGCCGGGTCCTCCCTTGCGGGGGATGTCGTCGCCACTGGAGACGTCGATGACGAAGATCTGCACGTCGACAAGGCCCTTGGAGAAGGTGGCGGTGAGGTTGTCGCCACCGGACTCGACGAGCACGAGATCGAGGGGGTCGAGGGTCTCGTCGAAGTGCTCGACGGCCTCCAGGTTGGCGGAGATGTCGTCCCGGATCGCGGTGTGCGGGCAGGCTCCGGTCTCCACCGCGGTGATCCGCTCGGGCGGCAGCACGGCCTCGCGCAGCAGGAACTCGGCGTCCTCGCGGGTGTAGATGTCGTTGGTGACGACGGCGAGGGAGAGCCTGTCGCGCAGCGTGCGGCAGAGCGCGGCGACGCTGGCGGTCTTGCCGGAACCGACGGGACCGCCCAGGCCGACGCGGAAGGCGCGGAGGCTGCCGTCCGCGCGCAGCGGCTCGGCGCTGTAGGTGTGGCGGTGGGGCATGGTCACGGGGTGATCGAGGTGCATGGAGGCTCCAGGGGGCAGGGGTGGGTTCAAGAGGCGAAGAGCCGCACGGTCCAGGCGGCGTGCTGTTCCGCGGTGATGTCCAGCAGCGGAGAGGACGCCGACGGCAGGGCGTCAAGACCTTCGGTCTTTACGCGGGCCGCCGCGCCGGCGGCGTTCGCAGCGACGGCGTCGACCTCCGTGCTCAGGCGTGCCAGCAGCCACGAGGCGGCGAGGGGATCGAGGCTGAGCAGGCGCACCGCCGCGGTGGCCGGGCCGCCGACGGCCTCGTACGCTGCGGCACAGGCGGCGTCCTCCGGGGTGAGCCCGGCGGCTCGGGCGGCGATGCCCTGGACAATGGGCTGATGGGCACCCTGGGGTCGCTCGGCGGCCAGGCGGTCGAGTTCGGCGGACGGGAAGGTGGCGCGTGCCGCGCGCATCATCTGCCGGCCGAGCTTGCGGGCCACGGCGCGCAGCGCGGGGACGGGGGTGCGTGCGTCGGCGGCGTCGTCCAGCATGAGGGGGTCGCAACCGGCGGCGGCCGCGGCAGCCAGGCCGGCCGTGGTCAGACCGGTGGTGTGCAGGCGCCCGCGGCAGAAGGCTTCGAGGCTGTTGATGTCGTGTACGGCTTTGTGGGCGACCGCGGCTTCGACGCCGCCGGAGTGGGCGTGCCCGCCGGCGGGGAAGCGACCGTCGGCCAGCAGGAGCAGTGCGGCACGGCTCATGGGCGATCCGGCTGCCTTTCGAGGGGTCGGATGGCGTAGTGGTCCAGGAGGGCACGGGTGCCTGCCCGGACCACTGCTGCGGTGACGGCGTCGCCGTCCGGGCAGAGGCCGGTCAGAAGAGGAAGTACCGCTGAGCCATGGGGACTTCACTGACGTAGGACCGCGGCACGGTCACTCCGTTGAGTTCCGTGCGGGCGTCCCCTGTGGTCGCACCGCCGATGGTGACCTCGAAGCTGTTGTGGTCGACGTGGAGACTCTCCGGCACCGTGTCGTTCAGCTTCATGTCGGCCTTGGTGACGT from Streptomyces sp. NBC_01591 includes:
- the ureG gene encoding urease accessory protein UreG is translated as MHLDHPVTMPHRHTYSAEPLRADGSLRAFRVGLGGPVGSGKTASVAALCRTLRDRLSLAVVTNDIYTREDAEFLLREAVLPPERITAVETGACPHTAIRDDISANLEAVEHFDETLDPLDLVLVESGGDNLTATFSKGLVDVQIFVIDVSSGDDIPRKGGPGITTADLLVVNKTDLAPHVGADLATMAADAERQRGALPVVFTSLTSDDGIREIADWITGHLTRWRAKAAA
- a CDS encoding urease accessory protein UreD yields the protein MSSGSRLAEPDTTLDPAVPAARASCGHPDGVHATARIRATYNGRVTTLPQLRSDGPFHLRRMRTGGRAATVGIIGAMSAPLGGDRLALDITAEDRAELEVTTAAATLALRGPTTAPATYDVRLTAGEHACLRWLPQPLISAAGSNLHQTCTVNLAATSRLLLREEQILGRADEEPGHLVSRIRVHHAGRLLLDQHTAYGDPAPGWDGPSVLDGHRAVGQLLVVKPDLDVSRAPVLLREGIKDGCAVLAPLAGGPALLATAVAPASSALRELLDEALRHALATAGR
- a CDS encoding urease accessory protein UreF, whose amino-acid sequence is MSRAALLLLADGRFPAGGHAHSGGVEAAVAHKAVHDINSLEAFCRGRLHTTGLTTAGLAAAAAAGCDPLMLDDAADARTPVPALRAVARKLGRQMMRAARATFPSAELDRLAAERPQGAHQPIVQGIAARAAGLTPEDAACAAAYEAVGGPATAAVRLLSLDPLAASWLLARLSTEVDAVAANAAGAAARVKTEGLDALPSASSPLLDITAEQHAAWTVRLFAS